In Drosophila simulans strain w501 chromosome X, Prin_Dsim_3.1, whole genome shotgun sequence, one DNA window encodes the following:
- the LOC6725757 gene encoding collagen alpha-1(I) chain isoform X2, whose protein sequence is MTTNRSTRLLVLLVLTALVASHQAHAAAVGLKCGGKSAVCVGPLSYQQCVDDLTSGPVVPCALNTRCVTDGLEICVPVKSAAEAPTAAVAKMVTITDSPVVSESAPLVDSTTSGSGVEISTEGAPTSAVPTKPSTPVETTQAPVETTQAPVETTQAPVETTQIPVETTQIPVETTQIPIETTQIPVETTLAPLETTQAPGETTTAAIEETTTGSEAPLDPESTVPSDTTPVDSTLAPGSEGTYPTIEPNTPGEDPNAPAGTTLAPGEVDPNSPIDPNSPLDPNAPEESTNEPSAAPGTPADVTTAAPGTPADGSSAAPGTPADGSSAAPGSPADVTTAAPGAPADGSSAAPGSPAEGSSAAPGSPADVTTAAPGAPADGSSAAPGSPAEGSSAAPGSPADVTTAAPGAPADGSSAAPGSPAEGSSAAPGSPAEVTTAAPGAPADGSSAAPGSPADGSSAAPGSPADVTTAAPADGSSAAPGAPADGSSAAPGSPAEGSSAAPGSPADVTTAAPGAPADGSSAAPGSPADGSSAAPGSPADVTTAAPGAPADGSSAAPGSPADGSSAAPGSPADVTTAAPGAPADGSSAAPGSPAEGSSAAPGSPADVTTAGPGAPADGSSAAPGAPADGSSAAPGAPADGSSAAPGSPAEGSSAAPGSPADVTTAAPGAPADGSSAAPGSPAEGSSAAPGSPADVTTAAPGAPADGSSAAPGSPADGSSAAPGSPAEGSSAAPGSPADVTTAAPGAPADGSSAAPGSPAEGSSAAPGSPADVTTAAPGSPADGSSAAPGAPADGSSAAPGSPAEGSSAAPGSPADVTTAAPGAPADGSSAAPGSPADGSSAAPGSPADVTTAAPGAPADGSSAAPGSPAEGSSAAPGSPADVTTAAPGAPADGSSAAPGSPADGSSAAPGSPAEGSSAAPGSPADVTTAAPGAPADGSSAAPGSPADGSSAAPGSPADVTTAAPGAPADGSSAAPGSPAEGSSAAPGSPADVTTAAPGAPADGSSAAPGSPAEGSSAAPGYPADVTTAAPGAPADGSSAAPGSPAEGSSAAPGSPADVTTAAPGAPADGSSAAPGSPAEGSSAAPGSPADFTTAGPGSPAEGSPPAGGAPADPNVPAGGAPADSNVPAGGAPAGSNVPAGGAPADSNAPAGGAPADSNAPAGGAPAGSNVPAGGAPADANAPAGRSPGSSAPVPNPPASSVVPSIPVLPGGSGSWPWHPRPNIPVLPPTWRPPLPGQNGSGAPGSGLINGSVNPPQRPHPFWPNWQNWVNSWRPTKPVPSTEAPVQPQNPQQPQQPQNPQQPQQPQNPQQPGNNNPETAESVEQAAPVPPANGPASNENASVEESNKASSEKSKDKPKSGEDQSKEQEQKKPSSEEKEKDSKEKNDKEKNDKDSKEKKDNDSKDKKDKSKEEKDNESQKDNEGDDEPSSKEKKQYVKDLIKKLKKGEECDEDDVYPDVRDCRKYYRCEVKKSGKHKFAHLRCDKKERFDWLTQSCVPKDEARCLEK, encoded by the exons ATGACAACGAACCGATCCACCAGACTTCTGGTGTTGCTAGTG TTGACCGCCCTGGTGGCCAGCCATCAGGCGCATGCCGCCGCCGTGGGACTCAAGTGCGGTGGCAAGAGCGCCGTCTGCGTGGGACCACTCTCCTATCAGCAGTGCGTTGATGACCTGACCTCCGGTCCGGTGGTGCCATGCGCATTGAACACCCGCTGTGTCACCGATGGCCTCGAGATCTGTGTGCCGGTCAAGTCGGCCGCTGAGGCGCCCACGGCGGCTGTCGCCAAGATGGTGACCATCACCGACAGTCCCGTTGTGAGCGAGTCGGCTCCACTTGTGGATTCCACCACCAGCGGCTCCGGCGTAGAGATCTCCACCGAGGGTGCTCCAACCAGCGCTGTTCCAACTAAGCCATCTACTCCGGTTGAGACCACTCAGGCACCGGTAGAGACCACTCAGGCTCCGGTTGAGACCACTCAGGCTCCGGTTGAGACTACCCAGATTCCGGTTGAGACCACGCAGATTCCGGTTGAGACTACCCAGATTCCGATTGAGACCACGCAGATTCCGGTTGAGACTACTCTGGCTCCGCTTGAAACCACACAAGCTCCCGGCGAGACAACTACAGCAGCCATTGAAGAGACTACCACTGGGTCGGAAGCACCACTGGATCCGGAATCGACGGTGCCCAGCGATACCACTCCCGTTGACTCCACATTGGCACCCGGATCGGAAGGCACTTACCCAACCATTGAACCCAACACACCAGGAGAAGATCCCAACGCTCCTGCGGGAACTACTCTTGCTCCTGGCGAAGTCGATCCCAACAGCCCCATCGACCCCAATTCCCCTCTGGACCCGAACGCACCAGAAGAATCTACTAACGAACCCAGCGCAGCTCCTGGCACCCCGGCTGATGTAACCACTGCCGCTCCTGGCACCCCAGCCGATGGATCTTCTGCCGCTCCTGGCACCCCAGCCGATGGatcttctgctgctcctggttcTCCTGCTGATGTCACTACAGCCGCTCCTGGTGCTCCAGCCGATGGATCATCTGCCGCTCCTGGTTCTCCAGCTGAAGGATCTTCCGCTGCTCCTGGATCTCCTGCTGATGTCACTACAGCCGCTCCTGGTGCTCCAGCCGATGGATCATCTGCCGCTCCTGGTTCTCCAGCTGAAGGATCTTCCGCTGCTCCTGGTTCTCCTGCTGATGTCACTACAGCCGCTCCTGGTGCTCCAGCCGATGGATCATCTGCCGCTCCTGGTTCTCCAGCTGAAGGATCTTCCGCTGCTCCTGGATCTCCTGCTGAAGTCACTACTGCCGCTCCTGGCGCTCCAGCTGATGGATCATCTGCCGCTCCTGGTTCTCCAGCCGATGGATCTTCTGCCGCTCCTGGTTCTCCAGCTGATGTCACTACTGCCGCTCCAGCCGATGGATCTTCTGCCGCTCCTGGTGCTCCAGCCGATGGATCTTCTGCCGCTCCTGGTTCTCCAGCGGAAGGATCTTCCGCTGCTCCTGGTTCTCCAGCTGATGTCACTACTGCCGCTCCTGGTGCTCCAGCCGATGGATCTTCTGCCGCTCCTGGTTCTCCAGCCGATGGATCTTCTGCCGCTCCTGGTTCTCCAGCTGATGTCACTACTGCCGCTCCTGGTGCTCCAGCCGATGGATCTTCTGCCGCTCCTGGTTCTCCAGCCGATGGatcttctgctgctcctggttcTCCTGCTGATGTCACTACAGCCGCTCCTGGTGCTCCAGCCGATGGATCATCTGCCGCTCCTGGTTCTCCAGCTGAAGGATCTTCCGCTGCTCCTGGATCTCCTGCTGATGTCACCACTGCCGGTCCTGGCGCTCCAGCTGATGGATCATCTGCCGCTCCTGGCGCTCCAGCTGATGGATCATCTGCCGCTCCTGGCGCTCCAGCTGATGGATCATCTGCCGCTCCTGGTTCTCCAGCTGAAGGATCTTCCGCTGCTCCTGGATCTCCTGCTGATGTCACCACTGCCGCTCCTGGCGCTCCAGCTGATGGATCATCTGCCGCTCCTGGTTCTCCAGCTGAAGGATCTTCCGCTGCTCCTGGCTCTCCTGCTGATGTCACCACTGCCGCTCCTGGCGCTCCAGCTGATGGATCATCTGCCGCTCCTGGTTCTCCAGCCGATGGATCTTCTGCCGCTCCTGGTTCTCCAGCTGAAGGATCTTCCGCTGCTCCTGGCTCTCCTGCTGATGTCACCACTGCCGCTCCTGGCGCTCCAGCTGATGGATCATCTGCCGCTCCTGGTTCTCCAGCTGAAGGATCTTCCGCTGCTCCTGGCTCTCCTGCTGATGTCACCACTGCCGCTCCTGGTTCTCCAGCTGATGGATCATCTGCCGCTCCTGGCGCTCCAGCTGATGGATCATCTGCCGCTCCTGGTTCTCCAGCTGAAGGATCTTCCGCTGCTCCTGGCTCTCCTGCTGATGTCACCACTGCCGCTCCTGGCGCTCCAGCTGATGGATCATCTGCCGCTCCTGGTTCTCCAGCCGATGGATCTTCTGCCGCTCCTGGTTCTCCTGCTGATGTCACTACTGCCGCTCCTGGTGCTCCAGCCGATGGATCTTCTGCCGCTCCTGGTTCTCCAGCTGAAGGATCTTCCGCTGCTCCTGGCTCTCCTGCTGATGTCACCACTGCCGCTCCTGGCGCTCCAGCTGATGGATCATCTGCCGCTCCTGGTTCTCCAGCCGATGGATCTTCTGCCGCTCCTG GTTCTCCAGCTGAAGGATCTTCCGCTGCTCCTGGCTCTCCTGCTGATGTCACCACTGCCGCTCCTGGCGCTCCAGCTGATGGATCATCAGCCGCTCCTGGTTCTCCAGCCGATGGATCTTCTGCCGCTCCTGGTTCTCCTGCTGATGTCACTACTGCCGCTCCTGGTGCTCCAGCCGATGGATCTTCTGCCGCTCCTGGTTCTCCAGCTGAAGGATCTTCCGCTGCTCCTGGTTCTCCTGCTGATGTCACTACTGCCGCTCCTGGCGCTCCAGCTGATGGATCATCTGCCGCTCCTGGTTCTCCAGCTGAAGGATCTTCCGCTGCTCCTGGCTATCCTGCTGATGTCACCACTGCCGCTCCTGGCGCTCCAGCTGATGGATCATCTGCCGCTCCTGGTTCTCCAGCTGAAGGATCTTCCGCTGCTCCTGGCTCTCCTGCTGATGTCACCACTGCCGCTCCTGGCGCTCCAGCTGATGGATCATCTGCCGCTCCTGGTTCTCCAGCTGAAGGATCTTCCGCTGCTCCTGGCTCTCCTGCTGATTTCACCACGGCCGGTCCTGGTTCTCCTGCTGAAGGATCCCCTCCCGCTGGAGGAGCCCCTGCTGATCCGAATGTCCCTGCTGGTGGAGCCCCTGCTGATTCCAATGTCCCCGCTGGTGGAGCCCCTGCTGGTTCCAATGTCCCCGCTGGTGGAGCCCCTGCTGATTCCAATGCCCCCGCTGGTGGAGCCCCTGCTGATTCCAATGCCCCTGCTGGAGGAGCCCCTGCTGGTTCCAATGTCCCCGCTGGCGGAGCTCCTGCTGATGCCAATGCTCCCGCTGGTAGATCCCCTGGATCATCTGCTCCGGTACCAAATCCGCCAGCTAGCTCAGTTGTACCATCGATTCCTGTACTTCCTGGCGGATCTGGCTCTTGGCCTTGGCATCCTCGACCGAACATTCCAGTCTTGCCACCAACCTGGAGGCCTCCGCTGCCTGGACAAAATGGCTCAGGTGCTCCTGGCAGTGGGCTAATCAATGGCAGCGTCAACCCGCCCCAACGCCCCCATCCCTTCTGGCCCAACTGGCAAAACTGGGTGAACAGCTGGCGACCAACAAAGCCAGTTCCTAGCACCGAGGCTCCTGTCCAACCGCAGAATCctcagcagccgcagcaacccCAAAACCCACAGCAGCCCCAGCAACCGCAGAATCCTCAACAGCCTGGAAACAACAATCCTGAGACCGCCGAAAGCGTAGAGCAAGCTGCTCCAGTACCACCAGCCAATGGACCAGCGTCCAACGAGAATGCCTCCGTTGAGGAGAGCAACAAAGCTTCCAGCGAGAAGTCGAAGGACAAGCCAAAGTCCGGTGAGGATCAGTccaaggagcaggaacagAAGAAGCCCAGCTCTGAGGAGAAAGAGAAGGACAGCAAGGAGAAGAACGACAAGGAGAAGAACGACAAGGACAGCAAGGAGAAAAAGGACAACGATAGCAAGGACAAGAAGGACAAGTCCAAGGAGGAGAAGGACAACGAGTCCCAGAAGGACAACGAAGGCGACGACGAGCCGAGCTCCAAGGAGAAGAAGCAATACGTGAAGGACCTGATCAAGAAGCTAAAGAAGGGTGAAGAGTGCGACGAGGACGACGTCTATCCGGATGTCCGGGATTGCCGCAAATACTACCGCTGCGAGGTCAAGAAGTCCGGCAAGCACAAGTTCGCCCACCTGCGCTGCGACAAGAAGGAGCGATTCGACTGGCTTACCCAGTCGTGTGTGCCCAAGGACGAGGCCCGCTGTCTGGAGAAATAG
- the LOC6725757 gene encoding collagen alpha-1(I) chain isoform X4, with amino-acid sequence MTTNRSTRLLVLLVLTALVASHQAHAAAVGLKCGGKSAVCVGPLSYQQCVDDLTSGPVVPCALNTRCVTDGLEICVPVKSAAEAPTAAVAKMVTITDSPVVSESAPLVDSTTSGSGVEISTEGAPTSAVPTKPSTPVETTQAPVETTQAPVETTQAPVETTQIPVETTQIPVETTQIPIETTQIPVETTLAPLETTQAPGETTTAAIEETTTGSEAPLDPESTVPSDTTPVDSTLAPGSEGTYPTIEPNTPGEDPNAPAGTTLAPGEVDPNSPIDPNSPLDPNAPEESTNEPSAAPGTPADVTTAAPGTPADGSSAAPGTPADGSSAAPGSPADVTTAAPGAPADGSSAAPGSPAEGSSAAPGSPADVTTAAPGAPADGSSAAPGSPAEGSSAAPGSPADVTTAAPGAPADGSSAAPGSPAEGSSAAPGSPAEVTTAAPGAPADGSSAAPGSPADGSSAAPGSPADVTTAAPADGSSAAPGAPADGSSAAPGSPAEGSSAAPGSPADVTTAAPGAPADGSSAAPGSPAEGSSAAPGSPADVTTAAPGAPADGSSAAPGSPAEGSSAAPGSPADVTTAAPGAPADGSSAAPGSPADGSSAAPGSPAEGSSAAPGSPADVTTAAPGAPADGSSAAPGSPAEGSSAAPGSPADVTTAAPGSPADGSSAAPGAPADGSSAAPGSPAEGSSAAPGSPADVTTAAPGAPADGSSAAPGSPADGSSAAPGSPADVTTAAPGAPADGSSAAPGSPAEGSSAAPGSPADVTTAAPGAPADGSSAAPGSPADGSSAAPGSPADVTTAAPGAPADGSSAAPGSPAEGSSAAPGSPADVTTAAPGAPADGSSAAPGSPADGSSAAPGSPADVTTAAPGAPADGSSAAPGSPAEGSSAAPGSPADVTTAAPGAPADGSSAAPGSPAEGSSAAPGYPADVTTAAPGAPADGSSAAPGSPAEGSSAAPGSPADVTTAAPGAPADGSSAAPGSPAEGSSAAPGSPADFTTAGPGSPAEGSPPAGGAPADPNVPAGGAPADSNVPAGGAPAGSNVPAGGAPADSNAPAGGAPADSNAPAGGAPAGSNVPAGGAPADANAPAGRSPGSSAPVPNPPASSVVPSIPVLPGGSGSWPWHPRPNIPVLPPTWRPPLPGQNGSGAPGSGLINGSVNPPQRPHPFWPNWQNWVNSWRPTKPVPSTEAPVQPQNPQQPQQPQNPQQPQQPQNPQQPGNNNPETAESVEQAAPVPPANGPASNENASVEESNKASSEKSKDKPKSGEDQSKEQEQKKPSSEEKEKDSKEKNDKEKNDKDSKEKKDNDSKDKKDKSKEEKDNESQKDNEGDDEPSSKEKKQYVKDLIKKLKKGEECDEDDVYPDVRDCRKYYRCEVKKSGKHKFAHLRCDKKERFDWLTQSCVPKDEARCLEK; translated from the exons ATGACAACGAACCGATCCACCAGACTTCTGGTGTTGCTAGTG TTGACCGCCCTGGTGGCCAGCCATCAGGCGCATGCCGCCGCCGTGGGACTCAAGTGCGGTGGCAAGAGCGCCGTCTGCGTGGGACCACTCTCCTATCAGCAGTGCGTTGATGACCTGACCTCCGGTCCGGTGGTGCCATGCGCATTGAACACCCGCTGTGTCACCGATGGCCTCGAGATCTGTGTGCCGGTCAAGTCGGCCGCTGAGGCGCCCACGGCGGCTGTCGCCAAGATGGTGACCATCACCGACAGTCCCGTTGTGAGCGAGTCGGCTCCACTTGTGGATTCCACCACCAGCGGCTCCGGCGTAGAGATCTCCACCGAGGGTGCTCCAACCAGCGCTGTTCCAACTAAGCCATCTACTCCGGTTGAGACCACTCAGGCACCGGTAGAGACCACTCAGGCTCCGGTTGAGACCACTCAGGCTCCGGTTGAGACTACCCAGATTCCGGTTGAGACCACGCAGATTCCGGTTGAGACTACCCAGATTCCGATTGAGACCACGCAGATTCCGGTTGAGACTACTCTGGCTCCGCTTGAAACCACACAAGCTCCCGGCGAGACAACTACAGCAGCCATTGAAGAGACTACCACTGGGTCGGAAGCACCACTGGATCCGGAATCGACGGTGCCCAGCGATACCACTCCCGTTGACTCCACATTGGCACCCGGATCGGAAGGCACTTACCCAACCATTGAACCCAACACACCAGGAGAAGATCCCAACGCTCCTGCGGGAACTACTCTTGCTCCTGGCGAAGTCGATCCCAACAGCCCCATCGACCCCAATTCCCCTCTGGACCCGAACGCACCAGAAGAATCTACTAACGAACCCAGCGCAGCTCCTGGCACCCCGGCTGATGTAACCACTGCCGCTCCTGGCACCCCAGCCGATGGATCTTCTGCCGCTCCTGGCACCCCAGCCGATGGatcttctgctgctcctggttcTCCTGCTGATGTCACTACAGCCGCTCCTGGTGCTCCAGCCGATGGATCATCTGCCGCTCCTGGTTCTCCAGCTGAAGGATCTTCCGCTGCTCCTGGATCTCCTGCTGATGTCACTACAGCCGCTCCTGGTGCTCCAGCCGATGGATCATCTGCCGCTCCTGGTTCTCCAGCTGAAGGATCTTCCGCTGCTCCTGGTTCTCCTGCTGATGTCACTACAGCCGCTCCTGGTGCTCCAGCCGATGGATCATCTGCCGCTCCTGGTTCTCCAGCTGAAGGATCTTCCGCTGCTCCTGGATCTCCTGCTGAAGTCACTACTGCCGCTCCTGGCGCTCCAGCTGATGGATCATCTGCCGCTCCTGGTTCTCCAGCCGATGGATCTTCTGCCGCTCCTGGTTCTCCAGCTGATGTCACTACTGCCGCTCCAGCCGATGGATCTTCTGCCGCTCCTGGTGCTCCAGCCGATGGATCTTCTGCCGCTCCTGGTTCTCCAGCGGAAGGATCTTCCGCTGCTCCTGGTTCTCCAGCTGATGTCACTACTGCCGCTCCTG GCGCTCCAGCTGATGGATCATCTGCCGCTCCTGGTTCTCCAGCTGAAGGATCTTCCGCTGCTCCTGGATCTCCTGCTGATGTCACCACTGCCGCTCCTGGCGCTCCAGCTGATGGATCATCTGCCGCTCCTGGTTCTCCAGCTGAAGGATCTTCCGCTGCTCCTGGCTCTCCTGCTGATGTCACCACTGCCGCTCCTGGCGCTCCAGCTGATGGATCATCTGCCGCTCCTGGTTCTCCAGCCGATGGATCTTCTGCCGCTCCTGGTTCTCCAGCTGAAGGATCTTCCGCTGCTCCTGGCTCTCCTGCTGATGTCACCACTGCCGCTCCTGGCGCTCCAGCTGATGGATCATCTGCCGCTCCTGGTTCTCCAGCTGAAGGATCTTCCGCTGCTCCTGGCTCTCCTGCTGATGTCACCACTGCCGCTCCTGGTTCTCCAGCTGATGGATCATCTGCCGCTCCTGGCGCTCCAGCTGATGGATCATCTGCCGCTCCTGGTTCTCCAGCTGAAGGATCTTCCGCTGCTCCTGGCTCTCCTGCTGATGTCACCACTGCCGCTCCTGGCGCTCCAGCTGATGGATCATCTGCCGCTCCTGGTTCTCCAGCCGATGGATCTTCTGCCGCTCCTGGTTCTCCTGCTGATGTCACTACTGCCGCTCCTGGTGCTCCAGCCGATGGATCTTCTGCCGCTCCTGGTTCTCCAGCTGAAGGATCTTCCGCTGCTCCTGGCTCTCCTGCTGATGTCACCACTGCCGCTCCTGGCGCTCCAGCTGATGGATCATCTGCCGCTCCTGGTTCTCCAGCCGATGGATCTTCTGCCGCTCCTGGTTCTCCTGCTGATGTCACTACTGCCGCTCCTGGTGCTCCAGCCGATGGATCTTCTGCCGCTCCTGGTTCTCCAGCTGAAGGATCTTCCGCTGCTCCTGGCTCTCCTGCTGATGTCACCACTGCCGCTCCTGGCGCTCCAGCTGATGGATCATCAGCCGCTCCTGGTTCTCCAGCCGATGGATCTTCTGCCGCTCCTGGTTCTCCTGCTGATGTCACTACTGCCGCTCCTGGTGCTCCAGCCGATGGATCTTCTGCCGCTCCTGGTTCTCCAGCTGAAGGATCTTCCGCTGCTCCTGGTTCTCCTGCTGATGTCACTACTGCCGCTCCTGGCGCTCCAGCTGATGGATCATCTGCCGCTCCTGGTTCTCCAGCTGAAGGATCTTCCGCTGCTCCTGGCTATCCTGCTGATGTCACCACTGCCGCTCCTGGCGCTCCAGCTGATGGATCATCTGCCGCTCCTGGTTCTCCAGCTGAAGGATCTTCCGCTGCTCCTGGCTCTCCTGCTGATGTCACCACTGCCGCTCCTGGCGCTCCAGCTGATGGATCATCTGCCGCTCCTGGTTCTCCAGCTGAAGGATCTTCCGCTGCTCCTGGCTCTCCTGCTGATTTCACCACGGCCGGTCCTGGTTCTCCTGCTGAAGGATCCCCTCCCGCTGGAGGAGCCCCTGCTGATCCGAATGTCCCTGCTGGTGGAGCCCCTGCTGATTCCAATGTCCCCGCTGGTGGAGCCCCTGCTGGTTCCAATGTCCCCGCTGGTGGAGCCCCTGCTGATTCCAATGCCCCCGCTGGTGGAGCCCCTGCTGATTCCAATGCCCCTGCTGGAGGAGCCCCTGCTGGTTCCAATGTCCCCGCTGGCGGAGCTCCTGCTGATGCCAATGCTCCCGCTGGTAGATCCCCTGGATCATCTGCTCCGGTACCAAATCCGCCAGCTAGCTCAGTTGTACCATCGATTCCTGTACTTCCTGGCGGATCTGGCTCTTGGCCTTGGCATCCTCGACCGAACATTCCAGTCTTGCCACCAACCTGGAGGCCTCCGCTGCCTGGACAAAATGGCTCAGGTGCTCCTGGCAGTGGGCTAATCAATGGCAGCGTCAACCCGCCCCAACGCCCCCATCCCTTCTGGCCCAACTGGCAAAACTGGGTGAACAGCTGGCGACCAACAAAGCCAGTTCCTAGCACCGAGGCTCCTGTCCAACCGCAGAATCctcagcagccgcagcaacccCAAAACCCACAGCAGCCCCAGCAACCGCAGAATCCTCAACAGCCTGGAAACAACAATCCTGAGACCGCCGAAAGCGTAGAGCAAGCTGCTCCAGTACCACCAGCCAATGGACCAGCGTCCAACGAGAATGCCTCCGTTGAGGAGAGCAACAAAGCTTCCAGCGAGAAGTCGAAGGACAAGCCAAAGTCCGGTGAGGATCAGTccaaggagcaggaacagAAGAAGCCCAGCTCTGAGGAGAAAGAGAAGGACAGCAAGGAGAAGAACGACAAGGAGAAGAACGACAAGGACAGCAAGGAGAAAAAGGACAACGATAGCAAGGACAAGAAGGACAAGTCCAAGGAGGAGAAGGACAACGAGTCCCAGAAGGACAACGAAGGCGACGACGAGCCGAGCTCCAAGGAGAAGAAGCAATACGTGAAGGACCTGATCAAGAAGCTAAAGAAGGGTGAAGAGTGCGACGAGGACGACGTCTATCCGGATGTCCGGGATTGCCGCAAATACTACCGCTGCGAGGTCAAGAAGTCCGGCAAGCACAAGTTCGCCCACCTGCGCTGCGACAAGAAGGAGCGATTCGACTGGCTTACCCAGTCGTGTGTGCCCAAGGACGAGGCCCGCTGTCTGGAGAAATAG